One stretch of Funiculus sociatus GB2-C1 DNA includes these proteins:
- a CDS encoding DUF2839 domain-containing protein, giving the protein MGDSKRRQEALGEKYGQQAYILPWLPITKTQAQQFVKWSNRGAWIGISFLIGTWVTIRFIGPSFGWWQVN; this is encoded by the coding sequence ATGGGTGATTCCAAGCGTCGTCAAGAAGCACTCGGAGAGAAATACGGTCAACAGGCTTACATTCTTCCCTGGCTACCGATTACTAAAACTCAAGCGCAACAGTTCGTCAAATGGAGCAACCGGGGGGCCTGGATTGGTATCAGCTTCCTGATAGGTACCTGGGTGACTATCCGCTTCATCGGCCCTTCCTTTGGTTGGTGGCAAGTCAACTAG
- a CDS encoding ATP-dependent DNA helicase → MIEVEVHSSLRAFLREQGNRAWPHHLTMARLVARALRLGRSALIQTGSPQSMGSYRLSYLSPALLWQGPVIVVAPESVQQRLIEVQIPQLQQWMKTDKAIITDYALPENFQGLLLISPEIWLSDRLKNLGSIPTGIPTIFDGADELEELAREQLTVCLQPKDWDDLMRAFPHQTEPILDARVQLTKELFQHPVNPYECYLISRSEQGFLQHLYESLTMPPSNGSVDRNADFITSVLGAIATDNGQQTAEDKLPPAWRNFWERSRSSNQLMWAEMKRSKGQFSLYCGPVEVATALEKIWHQDPVVLIGAALDLETEAKVYRQRVGLKDLTCIKFSPDRQNELIHLYLPDRLPFPNTPQFQGFLIQEVRRLIEEIDKLPVNNTDVHKLAVILVEDTPLRAQVAAALAGEFGSRVQVEKTRVSNNGILVTGWEFWRHHQETLPAPQLLVIATLPIPSLENPLVAGRVIYYKQQRQDWFRLYLLPVALSELQRAIAPVRESQGVVALLDSRVNHRSYGSQVLEALSPLARINYLDTNWFTGDR, encoded by the coding sequence TTCTGCCCTGATACAAACTGGATCACCCCAGAGTATGGGAAGTTACCGTCTGAGTTACCTCAGCCCTGCTTTGTTGTGGCAGGGCCCAGTAATTGTGGTAGCTCCAGAATCGGTGCAACAGCGCTTGATAGAAGTGCAAATTCCCCAGTTACAACAATGGATGAAAACGGATAAGGCGATAATTACAGATTACGCTTTGCCTGAGAACTTCCAAGGGTTGCTGCTGATATCTCCGGAAATTTGGTTAAGCGATCGCTTAAAAAATTTAGGAAGCATACCAACTGGCATCCCTACTATCTTTGATGGTGCTGATGAGTTGGAAGAATTGGCGCGGGAGCAGTTAACAGTTTGCTTGCAACCCAAAGACTGGGACGATTTGATGCGGGCTTTTCCTCACCAGACAGAGCCGATTTTGGATGCGCGAGTACAACTGACAAAGGAACTATTCCAGCATCCAGTAAATCCCTATGAATGCTATCTGATTTCTCGATCAGAGCAAGGATTTTTGCAGCATCTCTACGAGTCATTAACAATGCCTCCTAGTAACGGTTCAGTAGACCGAAATGCGGATTTTATCACTTCAGTGCTAGGCGCGATCGCTACTGACAACGGACAGCAGACAGCGGAAGACAAACTACCCCCAGCATGGCGGAATTTCTGGGAGCGATCGCGCTCCTCAAACCAACTGATGTGGGCAGAAATGAAGAGATCCAAAGGGCAGTTTTCTCTGTATTGTGGCCCGGTTGAAGTAGCAACCGCCTTAGAGAAAATTTGGCATCAAGATCCGGTAGTGTTAATTGGTGCAGCACTGGATTTGGAGACGGAAGCTAAAGTCTATCGTCAGCGCGTAGGACTAAAAGATTTAACTTGCATAAAATTTTCTCCAGACAGACAAAATGAATTAATTCATCTGTACCTCCCCGATCGCCTACCTTTCCCCAATACGCCCCAATTTCAAGGGTTTTTGATTCAAGAAGTCCGGAGGCTAATCGAAGAAATTGATAAATTGCCCGTAAATAATACGGACGTCCACAAACTAGCTGTGATTTTAGTCGAGGATACACCACTCAGGGCGCAGGTAGCAGCAGCTTTGGCTGGTGAGTTTGGCTCCCGCGTACAAGTAGAAAAAACCCGCGTGTCAAACAATGGCATTTTAGTAACAGGCTGGGAATTCTGGCGACATCATCAGGAGACGTTACCTGCTCCCCAGTTGCTAGTAATTGCGACTTTGCCCATACCTTCTCTAGAAAATCCTTTGGTAGCTGGTCGGGTAATTTATTATAAACAGCAGCGTCAAGACTGGTTTCGTCTGTATCTGTTGCCCGTGGCGTTGAGTGAATTACAGCGAGCGATCGCGCCCGTGCGAGAATCTCAAGGCGTTGTTGCTCTACTCGATAGCCGCGTAAATCACCGCAGCTATGGTTCTCAGGTACTGGAAGCGCTTAGTCCTCTAGCACGAATCAACTATTTGGACACCAACTGGTTTACAGGCGATCGCTAG
- a CDS encoding DUF1815 family protein has product MFLRLAEQHRQFVHDLVMNLQAMAIVLEQRGYLASCYTCGGQMNSASFMVSLGENHLIRFLVSDYGITWTEMRDDRELMKLEGAEAISQLQDLANLVKYKINPSEYRPVVPQRR; this is encoded by the coding sequence GTGTTTCTACGACTTGCAGAGCAACACCGTCAATTTGTACATGATCTAGTGATGAACCTCCAAGCTATGGCAATTGTGCTAGAGCAACGGGGATATTTGGCTTCTTGCTATACCTGCGGAGGTCAAATGAATAGCGCATCATTTATGGTCAGTCTGGGGGAGAATCATCTGATTCGCTTTTTGGTGTCAGATTATGGCATCACCTGGACAGAAATGCGGGATGACCGCGAACTTATGAAGCTAGAGGGCGCTGAAGCCATTTCTCAGCTGCAAGACCTAGCCAATCTAGTCAAATATAAAATCAACCCCTCGGAGTATCGTCCCGTTGTGCCGCAGCGGAGATAA
- a CDS encoding alpha/beta fold hydrolase, whose protein sequence is MTAVNFEWQHQFIETNDIHLHYVTQGQGELVILLHGFPEFWYSWRHQIPALARHFKVVVPDLRGYNDSDKPLSGYDLDTLSADIRGLIENLGYVRAHIVGHDWGGLIAWNLAQKFPQVLNRLAILNAPHPYRFWQELAGNLDQLRRSWYVLAFQIPGLPEWLIRQNLKDFVNNVFREQAVRKGAFTAEDTQRYQEALAKPGVLAAAMNYYRSSLSPQSWLHHWGRSPEPITVPTLMLWSEEDAFFGQKLTEGMERLINAPFKLKFVSHCGHWMQQEVPQTVNRELLNFLRPPILKG, encoded by the coding sequence ATGACTGCTGTCAATTTTGAATGGCAACACCAGTTTATTGAGACGAACGACATTCACTTACACTACGTGACCCAAGGACAGGGGGAGCTGGTGATACTGCTGCACGGATTTCCAGAGTTTTGGTATTCCTGGCGGCATCAAATACCAGCACTAGCCCGTCATTTTAAAGTAGTGGTTCCCGATTTGCGGGGATACAACGATTCGGATAAGCCGCTTAGCGGTTATGACCTGGATACCCTAAGTGCTGATATTCGGGGATTGATTGAAAATTTAGGCTATGTCCGGGCGCATATTGTAGGTCACGACTGGGGTGGATTAATCGCGTGGAATCTTGCCCAGAAGTTTCCCCAAGTTCTGAATAGACTGGCAATTTTGAATGCGCCGCACCCATACAGGTTTTGGCAGGAACTTGCTGGAAACTTAGATCAACTGCGTCGCAGCTGGTATGTGCTGGCGTTTCAAATTCCTGGTTTACCAGAGTGGCTGATTCGACAAAATTTAAAAGATTTTGTGAACAACGTGTTTCGGGAACAAGCGGTTCGCAAAGGAGCGTTTACCGCAGAAGATACCCAGCGGTATCAAGAGGCATTGGCAAAACCTGGGGTGCTGGCGGCGGCGATGAACTATTATCGCTCCTCCCTGTCGCCGCAGAGTTGGTTGCACCATTGGGGGCGATCGCCTGAACCGATCACTGTACCCACCTTGATGCTGTGGAGCGAAGAAGATGCCTTTTTTGGTCAAAAACTCACCGAAGGCATGGAACGCTTGATAAATGCGCCTTTCAAGCTCAAATTCGTTAGTCACTGCGGTCACTGGATGCAGCAGGAAGTTCCCCAAACTGTCAACCGAGAACTATTAAACTTTTTGCGCCCCCCTATTCTAAAAGGATGA